Proteins found in one Desulfosoma sp. genomic segment:
- a CDS encoding peptide-binding protein: MGLRVLGFSIIMAFFAVWIQGSSHAVEPVDGDWLIVHLGAEPGTLNPITATDAYAGRVNDLIYESLLRRDPRTLELVPVLAESWDISEDRLTLTFHLRRDVRWQDGTPFTVRDVLFSFERINDPAVDAAHLRNYYRDIEKLEALDDYTIRYHYRMPYFRALEFCGGIPIVPAHLFFKEGENFNQHPIGRNPMGTGPYRFVRWETGKEIVLERHEGYWSTKPHLARVVFKIITDNTVALQVLKKGGLDLMSLRPIQWMRQTGSARFQERFQKLKYYLPSYTYIGWNQRKPYFDDRRVRQAMTLLLDRETILQRLLFGLGTVVSGPFYINSPEYNKTIKPYPYDPERARKLLKEAGWEDHDGDGLLDRNGIPFRFEFLISAGSLFAEQLATIVQQNLKNVGISVTIRKLEWAVFIQKIQSHEFDACTLGWSLGWETDPYQLWHSSQADKGSNFVGFRNEEADRLIEEARREFDPLKRRALYHRFHEILHEEQPYTFLFTTEALVAVDRRFENVRVYPMGLELREWWVPLEKQRYR; the protein is encoded by the coding sequence ATGGGGCTGAGAGTGCTTGGTTTCAGTATCATCATGGCCTTTTTTGCGGTTTGGATACAAGGATCTTCGCACGCTGTGGAACCCGTGGACGGCGACTGGCTCATCGTGCATCTGGGAGCGGAACCAGGCACCTTGAATCCCATTACGGCGACGGACGCTTACGCCGGCCGGGTCAACGACCTCATCTATGAATCCCTTCTTCGCCGAGATCCTCGCACTCTAGAACTTGTTCCGGTCCTGGCTGAATCCTGGGACATTTCTGAAGACCGTCTCACCTTGACTTTCCATCTGCGCCGGGATGTGCGCTGGCAGGACGGCACACCGTTTACAGTTCGAGATGTTCTGTTTTCCTTCGAAAGGATCAACGACCCTGCGGTGGATGCTGCGCATCTTCGCAACTACTATCGAGACATCGAAAAACTGGAAGCTCTGGACGATTACACCATCCGCTACCATTACCGTATGCCCTACTTTCGAGCCCTGGAATTCTGCGGAGGTATTCCCATCGTTCCGGCTCATCTTTTTTTTAAGGAAGGAGAAAACTTCAACCAGCACCCGATCGGCCGAAACCCGATGGGCACAGGGCCTTACCGATTCGTTCGCTGGGAAACAGGAAAGGAAATCGTTCTAGAACGTCACGAAGGCTACTGGAGCACTAAACCTCATCTGGCACGGGTGGTCTTCAAGATCATCACAGACAATACCGTCGCGCTGCAGGTGCTCAAAAAGGGAGGGTTAGACCTCATGAGCCTTCGGCCCATTCAGTGGATGAGGCAGACCGGAAGCGCTCGATTTCAGGAACGTTTCCAAAAGCTCAAGTACTATCTTCCCAGCTACACTTATATCGGTTGGAACCAAAGAAAACCTTATTTTGACGATCGGCGTGTGCGCCAGGCCATGACCTTGCTCTTGGATCGAGAAACCATCCTGCAGCGCCTGCTCTTCGGGCTTGGCACGGTGGTCAGCGGCCCTTTCTACATCAACAGTCCCGAATACAATAAAACGATCAAACCTTACCCTTATGACCCTGAAAGAGCCCGAAAGCTTTTGAAGGAAGCCGGATGGGAAGATCATGACGGGGACGGCCTTTTGGACCGTAACGGCATTCCTTTTCGGTTTGAATTTCTTATTTCCGCAGGTTCCCTGTTCGCGGAACAATTGGCCACGATTGTGCAACAAAACTTGAAAAATGTTGGGATCTCCGTAACCATTCGAAAACTGGAATGGGCCGTGTTCATTCAGAAGATTCAATCCCACGAATTTGATGCGTGCACTTTAGGTTGGAGCCTGGGCTGGGAAACCGATCCTTACCAGCTGTGGCATTCGTCTCAGGCGGATAAGGGTTCCAACTTCGTAGGGTTTCGAAACGAAGAGGCGGATCGCCTGATTGAAGAGGCACGTCGTGAATTCGACCCGTTGAAACGGAGAGCCCTTTATCATCGGTTCCACGAGATTCTGCATGAAGAACAACCGTACACTTTTTTGTTCACAACTGAAGCCCTGGTGGCCGTGGACCGACGTTTTGAAAATGTGAGGGTTTATCCCATGGGATTAGAACTGAGAGAATGGTGGGTTCCCCTGGAAAAGCAACGATATCGGTAG
- a CDS encoding ABC transporter permease codes for MRAYLVKRLFQMIPTLLGITFITFCIIQLAPGNPAMLKLQMASQGEMADTAYAKQIIEQTKKLYGLDKPLPVQYLLWVKRVFTLDFGTSFKDHRPVMDKIAERLPITIQINVLSIFLVYLIAIPFGVYSATHPDTVTDKTLTLLFFFLYSLPNFWVAVLLIMLFGGGDFWDIFPIYGISSIHAENWPLWRQILDRLYHLVLPVACLTYGGFAYLSRLTRAELLEVIREDYVRTARAKGLSERVVILKHAFRNALLPIVTLLAFLLPAMFGGSVIIESIFSIPGMGQLGFEAVLSRDYPVIMAITTISALLTLLGLLLSDILYAVLDPRIQLD; via the coding sequence ATGAGAGCTTACCTGGTCAAGAGATTGTTCCAGATGATTCCCACACTTTTGGGAATCACGTTTATTACCTTTTGCATCATTCAGCTGGCACCCGGAAACCCTGCCATGCTCAAACTGCAGATGGCCTCCCAAGGGGAAATGGCCGACACCGCCTACGCCAAGCAGATTATTGAACAGACAAAGAAACTTTACGGCTTGGACAAGCCCTTACCCGTCCAATACCTGCTTTGGGTCAAGCGGGTTTTCACCTTGGATTTCGGCACATCGTTTAAGGATCATCGCCCTGTGATGGATAAGATCGCTGAACGGCTTCCCATAACGATTCAAATCAATGTGCTTTCCATTTTTCTGGTTTATCTTATTGCGATTCCTTTTGGCGTCTATTCCGCCACCCACCCCGACACCGTTACGGACAAGACTCTGACCCTGTTATTTTTCTTTCTCTACTCCTTGCCTAACTTCTGGGTTGCGGTCCTCCTCATTATGCTTTTCGGCGGCGGTGACTTCTGGGACATCTTTCCCATTTACGGTATCTCATCCATTCATGCGGAAAACTGGCCTCTATGGCGCCAGATTCTGGATCGTCTTTATCACCTGGTGCTTCCCGTAGCGTGCCTTACCTACGGAGGTTTTGCCTACCTTTCGCGCCTGACTCGAGCCGAACTTCTGGAAGTCATTCGTGAAGATTACGTGCGGACGGCTCGGGCCAAGGGTTTGAGCGAACGGGTGGTCATTTTGAAACATGCTTTTCGGAACGCGCTGCTTCCCATTGTGACCTTGCTGGCGTTTCTGCTTCCGGCCATGTTCGGAGGCAGTGTGATCATCGAAAGCATCTTTTCCATTCCCGGCATGGGACAACTAGGCTTTGAAGCGGTGCTTTCCCGCGATTATCCGGTGATCATGGCCATCACCACTATTTCGGCCTTGCTCACCCTGCTCGGCTTGCTGCTTTCAGACATTTTGTATGCCGTGTTGGATCCCAGAATCCAGTTGGATTAG
- a CDS encoding ABC transporter permease, with translation MSYWRIVWHHFRKKRRAMAGLWVSVFLALVAVLAPVLANDRPIVALWQGRLVFPVFNEDLRPETGTWKDLWNPNVFLFQKPFGPPPSWALWPPVPYSPSEYDLLENLSAPSRKHWFGTDDRGRDVLSRMIHGARISLSVGFVAVSIALVIGITLGGFAGYFGGWVDALISRLIEILLTIPTFFLIIAIIAFLPPSIYNIMVVIGLTGWTGVARFVRAEFFKLKRLDYIQASAALGASHVRIIFWHMLPNAMAPVLVSAVFGIAGAILTESSLSFLGFGVPPPTPSWGDILSQSRDYIEFAWWLTTFPGLAIFLGITSYNLVGEGLRDAMDPKLFE, from the coding sequence ATGTCATACTGGAGAATCGTCTGGCATCATTTTCGAAAAAAACGAAGGGCCATGGCAGGCCTGTGGGTGTCGGTGTTTCTCGCGCTGGTGGCCGTTCTGGCTCCCGTGTTAGCGAACGATCGACCTATTGTCGCCCTCTGGCAGGGTCGTCTAGTATTTCCTGTTTTCAATGAAGACCTTCGACCGGAAACCGGGACATGGAAGGATCTCTGGAATCCGAACGTCTTTCTTTTTCAAAAACCCTTCGGGCCTCCTCCATCGTGGGCTTTGTGGCCGCCGGTTCCCTATTCCCCGTCGGAATATGATCTCCTGGAAAACCTCTCCGCCCCGTCCCGAAAACATTGGTTCGGGACCGACGATCGAGGCCGGGACGTGCTCAGCCGCATGATTCATGGCGCCCGTATCTCCCTTTCCGTGGGTTTTGTGGCCGTAAGTATCGCTTTGGTAATCGGGATCACACTGGGAGGTTTTGCCGGCTATTTCGGTGGCTGGGTAGACGCCTTGATCAGTCGCCTCATCGAAATTCTTCTAACCATTCCGACGTTTTTTCTCATTATCGCCATAATCGCCTTTTTGCCGCCGAGCATCTACAACATCATGGTGGTTATCGGGCTGACGGGTTGGACCGGGGTCGCTCGGTTCGTACGCGCCGAATTCTTCAAGCTGAAACGGTTGGACTACATTCAAGCCTCCGCGGCGTTGGGAGCCTCCCACGTAAGGATTATCTTTTGGCACATGCTTCCCAACGCCATGGCTCCCGTGTTGGTTTCGGCAGTCTTTGGCATTGCTGGTGCCATTCTTACGGAATCGAGCCTGAGTTTTCTCGGTTTCGGCGTGCCGCCTCCCACACCGAGCTGGGGAGATATTCTTAGCCAGAGCCGTGATTACATCGAATTTGCGTGGTGGTTGACAACGTTTCCAGGGCTGGCCATTTTCCTTGGCATCACATCCTACAACTTGGTGGGAGAAGGTCTGAGAGATGCGATGGATCCAAAGCTTTTCGAGTGA
- a CDS encoding VTT domain-containing protein: MTTFLHDLAAWVVAWAHTPHASVALAAVAFVESSFFPIPPDVLLISLALIEPKQSFTYALICTVFSVLGGIFGYGIGRYGGRPILERLMSSSKIHAVERYYQRYDVWAVGIAGFTPIPYKVFTISAGTFLLDFKRFTLASVVGRGGRFFLVASLFYFLGEPIGEFVKRSLNLLSVVFAALLVGGFALIHWWSKRHGPGSASSQAEHPEKS; encoded by the coding sequence ATGACAACTTTTCTTCATGATCTAGCCGCATGGGTGGTGGCTTGGGCTCATACCCCACATGCTTCGGTGGCTCTTGCGGCCGTGGCCTTTGTGGAATCGAGCTTCTTTCCCATCCCTCCCGATGTGCTTCTCATTTCTTTGGCCCTCATCGAACCGAAACAATCCTTTACCTATGCCCTTATCTGCACCGTCTTTTCCGTTCTGGGCGGTATTTTCGGTTACGGTATCGGCCGGTACGGAGGCCGCCCCATTCTGGAACGGCTCATGAGCTCTTCCAAGATTCACGCCGTGGAACGTTATTATCAGCGCTATGATGTGTGGGCGGTAGGCATTGCAGGGTTCACTCCTATACCCTACAAGGTGTTTACCATCAGTGCCGGGACGTTCCTTCTGGATTTCAAGCGGTTCACACTGGCATCCGTCGTGGGTCGAGGGGGACGCTTTTTTCTTGTGGCCTCGCTTTTTTATTTCTTGGGGGAACCCATCGGCGAATTTGTCAAGAGGTCCTTGAACCTGCTGTCCGTGGTTTTTGCTGCCCTTCTTGTGGGTGGATTCGCCTTGATCCATTGGTGGTCCAAAAGACATGGGCCGGGCTCGGCGTCTTCACAGGCCGAGCATCCCGAAAAATCATGA
- a CDS encoding transposase, translating to MKRSEIEGSSKAYSSGHWGLVLVGHWINGSTDLCQRLEKEVPGRPVISHADVVKTSVGLLCLGKSDFEAVEGVSGDDWFKEALDIQKVPSQETLRQGYDKHARLFERLAGAAGVDLLERTQVPVTPLSTGDVALDLDVFCLDNSDTKKQGVSRTSQNDEGYAPIAAYLGRKRWCLGMKLRPGSQHSQNGFVGFLRKMLGHGRKVTRRSLLVRTDSAHDAGETLVELSRHPKVNFIIQWNPRGADRLSWRDRAFREGRVTEPRPGKKVAILSTWVTRHYGGESYRFRLVIRVTERISDAKGQMLIQPDITLEGWWTSLSIDEDQGIRL from the coding sequence ATGAAAAGAAGCGAGATAGAAGGATCTTCGAAAGCTTACTCCAGCGGGCACTGGGGCCTGGTTCTTGTGGGCCATTGGATCAACGGCAGCACGGACCTCTGCCAACGGTTGGAAAAGGAAGTTCCGGGAAGGCCGGTGATCTCTCATGCCGATGTGGTCAAGACCTCTGTGGGGCTTTTGTGTCTGGGAAAGAGCGACTTTGAAGCCGTCGAGGGAGTTTCCGGCGATGACTGGTTCAAAGAGGCTCTGGACATCCAAAAGGTCCCATCGCAGGAAACCTTGCGACAGGGCTACGACAAGCACGCGAGACTTTTCGAACGTCTTGCCGGCGCCGCTGGCGTTGACCTGCTTGAGAGGACCCAGGTTCCCGTAACGCCTCTTTCCACAGGGGATGTGGCTTTGGACCTGGATGTGTTTTGCCTGGACAATTCCGACACAAAGAAACAAGGGGTGTCGCGGACGTCCCAGAACGATGAGGGATACGCTCCCATTGCGGCCTACCTCGGCCGAAAGCGATGGTGTCTGGGCATGAAGCTTCGCCCGGGGTCTCAGCATTCCCAGAACGGATTTGTGGGATTTTTGCGCAAGATGCTGGGGCATGGCCGCAAGGTTACCCGAAGGTCCCTGCTGGTGCGAACGGACTCGGCTCACGATGCTGGGGAAACGCTTGTGGAGCTTAGCCGACACCCTAAGGTGAACTTCATCATCCAATGGAATCCACGCGGGGCGGACCGCCTTTCTTGGCGTGATCGGGCCTTCAGGGAGGGCCGTGTGACGGAGCCTCGGCCCGGCAAGAAAGTGGCGATCCTCAGCACATGGGTGACACGACACTATGGAGGGGAAAGCTATCGGTTTCGCCTGGTGATCCGGGTCACCGAGAGAATATCGGATGCCAAGGGACAAATGCTGATCCAGCCCGATATCACGTTGGAGGGTTGGTGGACGTCTCTTTCCATCGATGAGGATCAAGGGATTCGGTTGGA
- a CDS encoding undecaprenyl-diphosphate phosphatase — MDTLSAVALGILQGITEFLPVSSSGHLVIGQHLLGWKEPNLFFDVSLHVGTFLAVALVFRRDIVLLVQGGLKWLRHPLVDNSYPRDEARRLFTLVLWGTIPTVILGFAFKDLFERLFTSVTAVGFSLLVTGTLLWLTRRKISSWGKGPFDIRFRHAALIGLVQGLAIAPGISRSGSTIAVALLLGFQREWAGRFSFLLFVPAVLGAMLLESLHVKAIPNPVGPVLWGTAAAAITGYVALRFLLATVRRGRFHLFAPYCWTLGTVCLAFMFFHHGNP; from the coding sequence ATGGACACTCTTTCAGCCGTCGCTTTAGGAATCCTTCAAGGAATCACCGAATTTCTTCCCGTGAGCAGCTCGGGGCACCTGGTTATCGGGCAGCATCTTTTGGGCTGGAAGGAACCCAATCTTTTTTTCGATGTCAGCCTTCATGTGGGCACCTTTTTAGCTGTTGCTTTGGTGTTTCGTCGTGACATTGTTTTACTTGTTCAGGGCGGCCTGAAATGGTTGAGGCATCCTTTAGTCGACAATTCTTATCCACGTGACGAAGCCCGCCGCCTTTTCACCCTGGTTCTCTGGGGCACCATTCCCACCGTGATCCTTGGCTTTGCCTTCAAAGATCTTTTTGAACGCCTTTTTACATCGGTCACGGCCGTAGGATTCAGCTTGCTTGTGACCGGAACCCTTTTATGGCTTACACGCCGCAAGATTTCTTCCTGGGGCAAGGGCCCTTTTGACATCCGTTTTCGACACGCCGCTCTCATCGGCCTGGTTCAGGGTCTGGCGATCGCTCCGGGCATTTCCAGGTCGGGATCGACCATTGCTGTGGCGCTTCTTTTAGGATTTCAAAGGGAATGGGCCGGACGGTTTTCTTTTTTGCTTTTTGTGCCGGCGGTTTTGGGAGCCATGCTTTTGGAATCTTTACACGTGAAGGCCATTCCGAATCCCGTAGGCCCTGTGCTTTGGGGCACTGCAGCGGCGGCGATCACAGGATATGTAGCCTTGCGTTTTTTACTTGCTACGGTGCGTCGAGGCCGCTTTCACCTTTTCGCTCCTTATTGTTGGACCTTGGGGACTGTTTGCCTGGCATTCATGTTTTTTCACCATGGGAATCCATGA